The DNA window attttttatatatttttaaattattttgatatacagatattaaaataattttttaaataaaaaattattattataatatattttaaataaaaaataatttaaaacactcCAAAACTATCTCAACTAACGTGATAGAAGTAACttctaataataatacataaatCCAATTAAACACGGCACACTCATGACATGTGTCAAGATACACAAGGAATAGGATTAGTAAAGGAACCCCAACGGATTAGTCGTGCCGCAATTGATTAGAGATTTCAAAGTAGTCCCTGTTCTTTTAACTTATGCAAATGTACCATCTAACTATGACTTAACCAAACATTCAAACTAGTCCCtgttcttttaaattatgaaaaaacataGGTAAAGACAattaaactccttttctttacaaaacaTTGAGTATTTCAATTGGTTTTGTAGATCATAAGCATACGATGAGTTATGAATTGAAcaatattctctttttttagggtaataatatctttttatttttcttcatcattGTAATCAgtagtataattataaaatatttgtactttaagtaaaaataacaaacaaattaacAGAATTatacttataattataatatcttcaaataattataaaaattacgaTACAAAGTGATAAGTAAATCATTACAGATAACGCATTAAAACActataatttaaaagtaaaatgatgttaaaaaaatgataggtggacaagaaaaagaaagaaaaaaagaaaatggtcaAGCAAATTAAGACAGACTTGGTTGTTTGCCTAGTTCTTGAATTTAAGACTAGTCAATATACGCGTTGGGACCGAGCCCTACAAGGCAAGGCAAGGCAACAAAACGACACTCTACAAACTCCAAAGTGTGACTATTTCCTAAATCCCCGAATTGTCCACGCTCCCTAAGggagtcaagcctaaaaacggATGGGGATTTTAGTCAATTGaagattaacattttttttcttaatatttaaatcTCTCCCTCTTTATATTCTGTTGATGGACGCATCGAAGCATAGAATTGGAATAGAGAGCCCTTTTTCTTTACAACTGCCACCCAATTTACAGAGAAGCTACGTTACTatgttctttgaaaaaaataataattaagctcGTTAAGTTTGGAGAAGATCGAGGCTATCTGTTTTGCTAAAAAGTTTTTAtcgtttttttataaaaagaaaaccatgTTTTTTGGAGAGAGGGGGGCATAAAGGGCTAAATTTACTGGTTGTGCGGCTAGCTAGAAACAAGCGGAGATCGAGGAGGGGAATTTCGAAAGATAGTTATCACAGCGAGTGGAGAAAAACCattgtggtttttttcttcttgtttttgggttttgatctgattttttttagagcagttgcagaaaaacagaaaatatataatttttaaaaaatgtggtGGATGATGAATGAAAATGGCGGCCGTTACTGCTCTAAGAAGACTGATGATATCTGTAGTGATTTTTGTGGCCAGGTAATTTCGAACCCATTTTGATATTTATGAGATTTATTTAGGCCTTTTCGTTTTTtgcatttgatattttttttttgttttaatttctgatAACTATACATGCCTGTTCTTCGAATTCTGGATTATGCCATGAAAAATAGATGTTTTATTATCGGACTTGGGAtttcttggatttttctttcttgttcgtAGATAGATTTATTGACTTTTTGATTTAATCTGGGACTTGTTTGAGGATTTGAAATGATCACGGTTGAGGTTTTTTAAGGTCGGGCATCTGAAAAAATAAggccttttttaatttaataacatacaTAATGAATTTTCAATCTGGGCCTTTTCGATTTTGGCCATCTGGAAGCTCTGATTATAAAATGTCTCCACTTTATCTAGTTTCAAGGATAATTTGTGTTAAAGAAGAGAGAATATTTGAGATGCTGATTTATTGAATGATTTTCTTTGCATTCTCTCATCCATACTGGACTCGAACAGGGCATTCTGCTTATAGGAGaaattgttgtttatttatttatttctgttACATATTCCTTTTCTACATGCTCATTTTACATCGGTTTTATATGACAATTTATTACATTGATCATCTACAAGTAATTTGGTTTGCTTTGTATTTCTTTCTGAAATCATTTTGACTTACTTTGTGAAATCATTTTGACTTACTTTGTGAAATTCATTGATCTGCAGGACTCGAGCCGAGTTTTGAGTATGTCCAGAATCAGGTGTATCCTTCGTGGCATGGATTTAAAGATGTATTTGCTTCTGTTTATACTCGTGCCACCATGTGTCTATGGTATTTACATGCATGGACAGAAGATCTCATACTTCTTGCGGCCGATATGGGAATCTCCACCAAAACAGTTCAATGAAATCCCACACTATTATCATGAGAATGTGTCAATGAAGAACCTCTGCAAACTCCACGGTTGGGGAATTCGTGAGTTCCCAAGACGTGTTTATGATGCAGTGTTATTCAGTAATGAACTGGACATCCTTACTTTGCGATGGAAAGAATTGTACCCTTACATCACACAGTTCATTCTCCTTGAGTCTAATTCAACCTTCACTGGGACAGAAAAGCTTCACTATTTTGCCAATCATCGAGATCAGTTCAAATTTGTTGAGCCCAGGTTGACCTATGGAACCGTCGGAGGGAGGTCTAGGAAAGGGGAAAACCCTTTTATCGAAGAGGCATTCCAACGAGTGGCATTGGATCAACTTATCAAAATAGCAGGGATTTCTGATGATGACTTGCTTATAATGTCAGATGTTGATGAGATACCAAGCAGACACACTATCAATCTTTTG is part of the Populus alba chromosome 10, ASM523922v2, whole genome shotgun sequence genome and encodes:
- the LOC118045386 gene encoding uncharacterized protein — its product is MWWMMNENGGRYCSKKTDDICSDFCGQDSSRVLSMSRIRCILRGMDLKMYLLLFILVPPCVYGIYMHGQKISYFLRPIWESPPKQFNEIPHYYHENVSMKNLCKLHGWGIREFPRRVYDAVLFSNELDILTLRWKELYPYITQFILLESNSTFTGTEKLHYFANHRDQFKFVEPRLTYGTVGGRSRKGENPFIEEAFQRVALDQLIKIAGISDDDLLIMSDVDEIPSRHTINLLRWCDDIPSVLHLRLKNYLYSFEFLVDNNSWRASVHRYQTGTTRYAHYRQADDILADSGWHCSFCFRRISEFIFKMKAYSHFDRVRFKRYLNPERIQRVICKGADLFDMLPEEYTFKEIIGKMGPIPHSYSAVHLPSYLLEKADKYKFLLPGNCLRESG